The Neodiprion lecontei isolate iyNeoLeco1 chromosome 2, iyNeoLeco1.1, whole genome shotgun sequence genome segment gtatcgtattACTTGTCCTGATTTGGTTTCGaccaatttattttcattatccaCTCTTACAACCAAATCATGTACAACAGAGACAGACGGGTGCATTTCAGTTAAAGTTACTATATTACGTTCTTCAACGTCAAATTGTGTCAAGTTTTGACTAATCGGCACAATATTAGTTACAGCTTTAATAAGTGAACTAGCAGTGATTAACACTACCTTTTCTTCTGGAGCTAAAAAAGCCAAGCCTTCAGCACATGATACCCCGGCAATTCCACCTCCAATTATAATAAAAGTTGAGTCCATATTGTTCACGGGTTCATTTATTACTGAATATTATCAATCAGATTTTCCTAAGTTTTCAGAGCATGAAACAAACTAGTTTAGGCATTAGGTTCTGGCTTGTACCATTCAGAGTAATCGTATTGTCTAAAAGGTACATCATATGTTATAGTTCCATAGTTTTTTGCTCTTGCAATAGCTACAAGTAACTCCTGATGCTTTTTTTGGCAAAGTCcagtttttctgaaattaGAATTTTAGAGTAACACAAACGTTCATTGGGTGCACAGGGAGTGTATTTTATGGCCGATACAAGGAGCAACCATTACTTTTACTCATTGATGATTACTTACGAATAACTTAGAATGGCACCGTTGTGTTCGGAAATGAACTGTTTCAGCAACTCTGTGTTCCTGTGATCTAAAACGAGATATTCATCTCTACAAATTGGGCAGGGGTTTCCTGTTGAAATTTGCTGGTATCTCTgtgaacaaattgaaaattgtggaGATCCGGTACTatggatattattattatttattataaaaactaAACATGGATCACCTACAATGCAAGTTTTTCTTGTCTTTCTTGGCGGTATTGCTCCCTTGTGGTTCCTTCTATATTGTTTCCACACAGGATTGGTTCCGTAGGTGGTGCGATATGCTAGAAAAACCACACAGGAGTTCAATTTCCCGAATCATCCCAAGGGCAGAGAAAGGGTAGAGCTATACAATTGGTCATGGCTATTTACATTTCTTTAGAAcatgtgtaaaataaattcaccttCGCTGGCGAGGTATCTGATGCTCGTTTCGTACGTGTGTTTTACAGATCTATCCTTAGCCGGGTCTCTAGGTTTCTCAGACTTATCAGGGGTTGCCTCTGTGTCGCTTAGTACAGTTGATCTCGAAAGACACCGTGATGTTAGAGCCTAAACATTGATTAACGAaagtttctaaaaaatttataggtTATACATTATGCCGGcgaatataatatttgaaaacggATCAACTATGTTACCTTATTAGTATAACTAGTACGAAACATTGCATTCGTTCCACGTAACGCTGATAAGATGAGTGACATTATTGGtattttactaaaattacAGAGGGTGTCAAAATAATACGTAGTGGCAATAGTGCACGCAGCAAGGTTTCTCTCTGACGCAGTAGGCGACGATGTAAAACATTTACAGTAGATGGCGCTGTGAGAATTGTCTgcaagagaaatttttattttacgatcGTACGTCACACAGCAACTTATAGGGTGCGTCACTTGAGTACATCCGTCGCGTCATCACGTAGTAACGGAGTCAAAAGGACCACAATTTAATTGAGATACAGTTGAACGTTTCCACGATACGCAGATGATATTTCTCAGATAATTAATAACAGAGATTAATTGTATGACGATGGAATACTCTTCAACAGCTTGAAACAATTCTACGATTTTGTTGTTCATTTGACTTGGGTTCCGGAGAAATCATTTTGGGATTAGCCTAAGCAGTGAGTGGTACGTGCAAAATTAGGTGAGGAAATTTGTTTTGTATGTTTTTGAGTTCTTTTCGGGAGGAAAATTATAAGATACTGAGGACAGAGCAAAGCCGCTATAACGGAGAATAACCTGTTGTGGTTTTTGATTGCAGATGGCTGCTCAACTCGAAGATAAATGACTCTGAGATATCGCTGACAGTTTCCTAGCATCCCTCCGAAGCCAGACAGACGCCTCCGGCATGGATATTTCGTGTataggaaaaatatttgatttctcCTACATAACTGTGAATTCGTTGTTCTTAAAAAAGGATTGATTATTGAACAAATGTGAGTGGCTTGTCGATCGGCCGATAATCGTAAAAGTTTTTATAAGTAGAATTGGTTAGCTGTATAGCGGGTTGGGTGGGGCCTTGAATCCTCTTTATTCCCCATATGTTAGGCGTTGACTCATCCTTACGCGTGATTTCTCAAACGGTACGCCTACACAAACGATCGTTTTTGCAAGGCAAAAGTTTCCAATGTGAAACGATCAAAagcaacaacaaaaaaaaactttacagTGAA includes the following:
- the LOC107217727 gene encoding 28S ribosomal protein S18b, mitochondrial encodes the protein MSLILSALRGTNAMFRTSYTNKALTSRCLSRSTVLSDTEATPDKSEKPRDPAKDRSVKHTYETSIRYLASEAYRTTYGTNPVWKQYRRNHKGAIPPRKTRKTCIRYQQISTGNPCPICRDEYLVLDHRNTELLKQFISEHNGAILSYSKTGLCQKKHQELLVAIARAKNYGTITYDVPFRQYDYSEWYKPEPNA